From one Prochlorococcus marinus XMU1404 genomic stretch:
- a CDS encoding DUF3685 domain-containing protein gives MELISKKSIFIIAPSLIAESLSLKLTSLDENLNIYFNNGLDDTTPDLVIWNILNFQSEDLIRLELLKLRERFDESKILIILSGELFYEAKNSPSLNAEGFLLNPSAEKVLESIKIILNEGRVFDIDNNYRVKLNKDKPLSFSQKILTSGLKQIDIEINYIFKYVNSDATPEFYKFILKGRLRELITAKSFLIFIWGNSLEIYTEAIYSENKINLENKNTIFIKDKNTIEIWNLIFNRLKERYSSNNLQVEFNNSSIILSGIKKEFISRLICKMLDELDNLVKNIKENYKDKDFKDDLNSLIKELKVNTISNITDGYFRLKKGGESISINDYIYSEVSCEDIDRESHESIMFIEPIIKNEALEYNGKLLPLYETESFLILENIISNWTIRNCNLLASEIFNICSSWPELRTLLINPELQSTRNFERFRNNINNYNRWHDNIYMPIYLYESKREYIDIIEKKFVRYFKNENREQELENLEWLQKQVTLLVEIRDAVAPQLEVAVKYIGNLFVTFLTKVVGKAIGLVGKGILQGLGRSSSK, from the coding sequence TTGGAATTAATTTCAAAAAAATCAATATTTATTATTGCTCCAAGCTTAATAGCTGAATCTTTATCGCTTAAGTTAACTTCACTAGACGAAAATTTAAATATTTATTTTAATAATGGACTAGATGACACAACCCCTGATTTAGTTATATGGAATATTCTTAATTTCCAATCAGAGGATCTTATCAGGTTAGAATTGTTAAAATTAAGGGAAAGGTTTGATGAGTCAAAGATTCTAATAATACTTTCTGGTGAACTCTTTTACGAAGCTAAGAATTCTCCATCTTTAAATGCTGAAGGTTTTCTTTTAAATCCAAGTGCGGAAAAAGTTCTTGAATCTATAAAAATTATTTTAAATGAAGGACGAGTATTTGATATAGATAATAATTACAGGGTTAAATTAAATAAAGATAAGCCTCTTTCTTTTAGTCAAAAAATCCTAACTTCAGGTCTAAAACAAATAGACATTGAGATTAACTATATATTCAAATATGTTAATTCTGATGCAACTCCAGAATTTTATAAATTTATTTTAAAGGGAAGATTAAGAGAACTTATTACTGCTAAATCATTTCTTATTTTTATATGGGGTAATTCACTAGAGATTTATACAGAGGCAATTTACTCTGAAAATAAAATTAATCTTGAGAATAAGAATACTATATTCATTAAAGATAAGAATACTATAGAAATTTGGAATTTAATTTTCAATAGGCTAAAAGAAAGATATAGCTCAAATAACTTGCAGGTTGAATTTAATAATTCATCAATAATTCTTTCTGGGATAAAGAAAGAGTTTATTTCACGCTTAATATGTAAAATGTTAGATGAGTTAGATAATTTAGTAAAAAATATTAAGGAAAATTATAAAGATAAGGATTTTAAAGATGATTTAAATTCTCTTATAAAAGAACTTAAAGTTAATACAATTTCAAATATCACAGACGGTTATTTTAGATTAAAAAAAGGAGGCGAGTCTATTTCAATAAATGACTATATTTATAGTGAAGTAAGTTGTGAAGATATAGATAGAGAATCTCATGAATCAATAATGTTTATCGAGCCTATTATTAAAAATGAAGCTCTTGAATATAATGGGAAATTATTACCTCTATATGAAACAGAATCTTTTTTAATACTTGAAAATATTATTTCAAATTGGACAATAAGGAACTGTAATTTATTAGCTTCTGAAATCTTTAATATTTGCTCTTCCTGGCCTGAACTTAGAACTTTACTTATAAATCCCGAATTACAGTCAACAAGAAATTTTGAAAGATTTAGAAATAATATTAATAACTACAATCGTTGGCATGACAATATTTATATGCCCATCTACTTATATGAGAGTAAACGAGAATATATTGATATTATCGAGAAAAAATTTGTACGATACTTTAAAAATGAAAATAGAGAGCAGGAATTAGAGAATCTAGAATGGTTACAAAAACAAGTTACATTGTTAGTTGAGATAAGAGATGCAGTAGCACCTCAGTTAGAAGTTGCGGTAAAATACATCGGTAATCTTTTTGTAACTTTCTTAACAAAAGTCGTAGGCAAAGCTATCGGTCTAGTTGGGAAAGGAATCCTGCAAGGATTAGGAAGATCAAGTTCAAAGTAA
- a CDS encoding tRNA (cytidine(34)-2'-O)-methyltransferase, whose translation MEVALFEPRIPQNTGNIARSCAAFNIPLNLIEPLGFKIENKYLKRAGLDYWPLVTVNKYGNFNKFLESKSKKRIIAFSKKNGLYLNDFKFQKNDVLLFGREDTGLPDCIINKSDFLISIYMPNLKPSTNNQKGVRSLNLSVACGIAIYEAHKQLNFKNDN comes from the coding sequence TTGGAAGTCGCTCTTTTTGAACCTAGAATTCCACAAAATACAGGTAATATTGCCAGATCATGTGCTGCATTTAACATTCCATTAAATCTTATAGAGCCCTTAGGTTTTAAAATAGAAAATAAATATCTGAAAAGAGCAGGATTAGACTATTGGCCTTTAGTTACTGTTAATAAGTACGGGAACTTTAACAAATTTTTAGAGTCAAAATCTAAAAAAAGAATAATTGCGTTTAGTAAAAAAAATGGGTTGTATTTGAACGATTTTAAATTTCAGAAAAATGATGTTTTGCTTTTCGGTAGAGAAGATACAGGTTTACCAGATTGCATTATTAATAAAAGCGACTTTTTAATATCTATATATATGCCAAATTTAAAACCTAGCACTAATAATCAGAAAGGAGTTAGAAGTTTAAATCTTTCTGTAGCATGTGGTATTGCAATTTATGAGGCTCATAAACAATTAAATTTTAAAAATGATAATTAA
- a CDS encoding bifunctional adenosylcobinamide kinase/adenosylcobinamide-phosphate guanylyltransferase: MNANNSSLTNDLSHIIFITGGTKSGKSEFAEHLAKKTKKLSYIALSEINIEDKEWQEKINLHKKRRPKDWKLIETRNLLNILCEEEGPLLIDSIGGFVMESINKEQEEWSTKLDSLISLLIKRKSITFIVGEQVGWSLVSEYKIGNTYIERIGELQKRITKISKDNWLAINGRAIKIDEISLEIPT, from the coding sequence ATGAATGCCAACAATTCAAGTCTTACTAATGATTTATCTCATATTATCTTTATTACAGGTGGAACAAAAAGTGGCAAAAGTGAATTTGCAGAACACTTAGCAAAGAAGACAAAGAAATTATCATATATTGCCTTATCTGAAATCAATATTGAGGATAAAGAATGGCAAGAAAAGATTAATTTACATAAAAAAAGAAGGCCAAAAGATTGGAAATTAATTGAGACAAGAAATCTTTTAAATATATTATGCGAAGAAGAAGGTCCATTATTAATAGACTCGATAGGTGGTTTTGTGATGGAAAGTATTAATAAAGAACAAGAAGAATGGTCAACAAAATTGGATTCACTTATAAGTCTTTTAATTAAAAGAAAAAGCATAACATTTATTGTTGGAGAGCAAGTAGGTTGGAGCTTGGTCTCAGAATATAAAATTGGTAATACTTATATTGAAAGGATAGGCGAGCTTCAAAAGAGAATAACCAAAATATCAAAGGACAATTGGCTTGCAATAAACGGCAGAGCAATCAAAATAGACGAAATAAGTTTAGAAATTCCTACTTAA
- a CDS encoding fusion glycoprotein F0, giving the protein MKSNINRYLFSFMVFGLILILTPPTTFAKSISDINNLFVVTQQNTTINYEKSQPSSIDNPVVDPNFNVMRSKDTESSTATYIVIGLLIAATIIPLATWWYFSK; this is encoded by the coding sequence ATGAAATCAAACATAAATAGATATCTATTTTCTTTCATGGTTTTTGGTTTAATATTAATCCTTACACCTCCAACTACCTTTGCAAAAAGTATCAGTGATATAAATAACCTTTTTGTCGTCACACAACAAAACACAACTATAAATTACGAAAAAAGCCAGCCTTCATCAATTGATAATCCTGTAGTGGATCCAAACTTTAATGTCATGAGATCTAAAGATACTGAAAGTTCAACTGCTACTTATATAGTAATTGGTTTGTTAATTGCTGCTACGATTATTCCTTTAGCAACTTGGTGGTACTTCTCTAAATAA
- a CDS encoding cofactor assembly of complex C subunit B — translation MGFNGKSLIIIGTILFIFQIVNFFSIEIITPELERAQVLAAIASLIVILIGFLFKQFDPLAGVKTDLKGENKFLFDKNIPEEVIEELAWGSEAILTSTAAATILIHNDGVNILRRGITSRNKFTPGETCYRAIKDMKLISLANTKFYPGKDEFNNFCPEIPSILIVPINSKAFILIGGWSTKCFTKSDEKWINNWSKKINNVFSKNNI, via the coding sequence ATGGGATTTAACGGGAAATCTTTAATAATTATCGGTACGATACTTTTTATTTTTCAAATAGTAAATTTCTTTTCAATAGAAATTATTACTCCTGAGCTAGAGAGAGCACAAGTATTAGCTGCTATAGCTTCACTAATTGTTATCTTGATAGGCTTCTTATTTAAACAATTTGACCCCTTAGCTGGAGTGAAAACTGATCTTAAAGGAGAAAATAAATTTCTCTTTGATAAAAACATACCGGAGGAAGTTATTGAGGAACTCGCATGGGGGTCTGAAGCGATATTAACCTCTACTGCAGCAGCAACAATATTAATACATAATGATGGGGTAAATATATTGAGAAGAGGAATTACTTCGAGGAATAAGTTTACTCCTGGTGAAACCTGTTATAGAGCAATAAAAGATATGAAATTAATATCATTAGCAAATACTAAATTTTACCCAGGAAAAGATGAATTTAATAACTTTTGTCCCGAGATACCATCTATTTTAATTGTACCTATAAATAGTAAAGCATTTATTTTGATTGGAGGTTGGAGTACAAAATGTTTTACTAAGTCTGATGAAAAATGGATAAATAATTGGTCAAAGAAGATTAATAATGTTTTTTCCAAAAATAATATTTAA
- the lptC gene encoding LPS export ABC transporter periplasmic protein LptC — MNNIHKLIILLPVFVLGCTTNVIEKNKVVQKINSLDMNIFSKKGEKIYSITSPYSSFDKNKLKFQLQKTTINIFKGEETKYIINSDKSTLSDNNKLLELTGNVKLKTIKEDEDILYSDYFIWNIEETNYLLEGNIRFENKNIILNSEKAKLDSNNIIEFFSPVKYIIKDANNNNKYEINSENAFYNLKTESVSFKANNKKVRSIIYF; from the coding sequence ATGAATAACATACATAAATTAATAATTTTACTTCCTGTTTTTGTTCTTGGATGTACAACTAACGTAATTGAGAAAAATAAAGTAGTTCAAAAAATAAATAGTTTAGACATGAATATTTTTTCTAAGAAAGGAGAGAAAATATATTCCATAACAAGTCCATATTCAAGTTTTGATAAAAATAAATTAAAATTCCAATTACAAAAAACAACAATAAATATTTTTAAAGGGGAAGAAACTAAATATATTATAAATTCAGACAAATCGACATTATCAGACAATAATAAACTCCTTGAATTAACAGGGAATGTGAAACTAAAAACTATTAAGGAAGATGAAGATATCCTATATTCTGATTATTTTATTTGGAATATAGAAGAAACAAACTATTTATTAGAGGGAAATATAAGATTTGAAAATAAAAATATCATCTTAAATTCAGAAAAAGCAAAGTTGGATTCAAATAACATAATTGAATTTTTCAGTCCAGTAAAATATATTATTAAAGATGCTAATAACAATAATAAATATGAAATAAATTCTGAAAATGCCTTCTATAATCTCAAAACAGAGTCCGTAAGTTTTAAGGCAAATAATAAAAAAGTCCGCTCAATAATTTATTTTTAA
- the metG gene encoding methionine--tRNA ligase has protein sequence MSFVITTPLYYVNDKPHLGSVYTTIICDAIARYKRLLGEDVIFITGVDEHGLKIQRTANEKGIKPKIHCDEISEIFHNNWKKWDISFDKFIRTSSNNHELVVNEFYERVKRSDDIYMGVQKGWYCVGCEEFKDNPENSATYKCPIHQKNLEWKNEENLFFRLSKYQQQIEEIINEPTFIEPIERKNEIINFVSRGLKDFSISRTNISWGIPVPGYDNHTFYVWFDALLGYVSAISSNSTDNFLNNSINGGWPADIHLIGKDILRFHAVYWPAMLISAGMKVPKKVLGHGFLTREGQKMGKSIGNVLDPDLLLSRYGNDPVRWYLIKDISLGNDGDFQDRRFVDIINNDLANTIGNLLNRTSSMSRKWFDNKVPNNEKRSIENKLENLAKIAVESYINKFNNYKIDLAANEVLSLAINTNLYLNDNQPWLLIKERDNLPLVKEIIYNVLESTRIIGLLLQPLLPELSSKINDQLGSLYKDNIPWEKQLEWGILISNSSLPKPTPIINKLEYE, from the coding sequence ATGAGTTTTGTCATTACTACTCCCTTATATTATGTAAATGACAAGCCTCACTTAGGTAGTGTATATACAACAATAATATGCGACGCCATAGCTAGATACAAGAGGCTATTAGGAGAAGATGTTATTTTTATAACTGGCGTTGATGAACATGGTTTAAAAATTCAACGAACAGCAAATGAAAAGGGTATTAAACCAAAGATTCATTGCGATGAAATTTCAGAAATTTTTCACAATAATTGGAAAAAATGGGATATATCTTTTGATAAATTCATCAGAACAAGCTCCAATAATCATGAGTTAGTTGTTAATGAATTTTATGAAAGAGTAAAAAGATCCGATGATATTTATATGGGCGTGCAAAAAGGTTGGTATTGTGTTGGCTGTGAAGAATTTAAAGATAATCCAGAAAACTCAGCAACATACAAATGTCCGATACATCAAAAAAATTTAGAATGGAAGAATGAGGAGAATCTGTTTTTTAGGCTGTCTAAATACCAACAACAAATTGAGGAAATAATAAATGAACCAACATTCATAGAACCAATTGAAAGAAAAAATGAAATTATAAACTTTGTTTCTAGAGGTTTAAAGGATTTTTCAATCTCAAGAACAAATATCTCATGGGGAATTCCAGTCCCTGGTTACGATAATCACACCTTTTACGTATGGTTTGATGCATTACTTGGATATGTAAGTGCTATTAGTTCTAATTCTACAGATAATTTTTTGAATAATTCAATTAATGGAGGTTGGCCAGCTGATATTCATTTGATCGGTAAAGATATACTTAGGTTTCATGCCGTCTATTGGCCTGCAATGCTTATTTCCGCTGGTATGAAGGTTCCTAAAAAAGTATTGGGTCATGGTTTTCTAACTAGGGAAGGTCAAAAAATGGGTAAAAGCATAGGAAATGTCCTTGACCCAGACTTATTGCTATCTAGATATGGTAATGATCCTGTTAGATGGTACTTAATTAAAGATATATCACTCGGAAATGATGGAGATTTTCAAGACAGAAGATTTGTTGACATCATCAATAATGACCTTGCTAATACAATTGGAAATTTATTAAATAGAACATCATCTATGTCTAGAAAGTGGTTTGATAATAAAGTGCCTAATAATGAAAAAAGATCAATTGAAAATAAATTAGAGAATTTAGCCAAAATTGCTGTAGAGAGCTATATAAATAAATTTAATAATTACAAAATAGATTTAGCTGCTAATGAAGTGCTTAGCCTTGCAATTAACACAAATTTATATTTAAACGATAATCAACCTTGGCTTTTAATAAAAGAAAGAGATAACTTACCTCTTGTTAAAGAAATTATTTATAACGTATTAGAAAGTACAAGGATAATAGGATTATTATTACAGCCTTTGCTGCCAGAATTATCATCAAAAATAAATGATCAACTAGGTTCTTTATACAAAGATAATATCCCTTGGGAAAAACAACTAGAATGGGGGATATTAATTAGTAATTCAAGCCTTCCTAAACCCACTCCAATTATAAATAAGCTTGAATATGAATAA
- a CDS encoding ribonuclease catalytic domain-containing protein yields MRDLTNLKTYIIDSEDPHEVDDAISLEIKDGNVKNLWIHISNPCKLFLQDSNIDLDARKNNSSLYLIDQYVPMLPIEIIDKANLAQNKISETISAVIEFNEDGSIDNYEIIEAIIKPKYQLTYEDVNEILELEPKEEIELVEIKNLLEKSIIFRKKQGAIIIESPNSKINKCKDKIIINKIEKTIAQIIVAEAMILMGYVTSLFLKKSNLAAAYRSQKINCNPFEILNKYKDSEIKYILLKQHMGKSYITTKPNSHESLGLPLYVQCTSPLRRYLDLIMQRQVYNKINNLENISNNSISKLIDYSRNRQIENNNIYKNNKFKYLSVFFKIENKTFYKIIFVKWINYKRNIALVYFPEYSLEIIITLFVSIDLYINKIYKVKFNISDNNLLEFIY; encoded by the coding sequence TTGAGAGATTTAACTAATTTAAAAACCTATATTATTGATTCTGAAGATCCACATGAAGTAGATGATGCTATCTCTCTTGAAATAAAAGATGGGAATGTAAAAAATCTATGGATACATATTAGTAATCCTTGTAAGCTATTTTTGCAAGATTCTAATATTGACCTTGATGCAAGAAAAAATAATAGCAGTTTGTATTTAATAGATCAATATGTTCCAATGCTACCCATTGAAATTATTGATAAAGCAAATTTAGCTCAAAATAAAATTTCAGAAACTATAAGTGCAGTAATAGAATTCAATGAAGATGGCTCAATAGATAATTATGAAATAATTGAAGCAATTATAAAACCTAAATATCAATTGACATATGAAGATGTAAATGAAATTTTAGAACTAGAACCTAAAGAAGAAATTGAATTGGTTGAAATAAAAAATTTATTAGAAAAAAGCATTATTTTTAGAAAAAAACAAGGAGCTATAATCATTGAAAGTCCTAATAGTAAAATAAACAAATGTAAGGATAAAATTATAATAAATAAAATAGAAAAAACAATCGCTCAAATTATTGTTGCTGAAGCAATGATATTAATGGGTTATGTAACAAGTTTGTTTTTAAAAAAAAGTAATTTAGCGGCTGCATATAGATCACAAAAAATTAATTGTAATCCATTCGAAATTCTTAATAAATATAAAGATAGTGAGATAAAATATATATTACTTAAACAACATATGGGTAAAAGTTATATAACTACAAAGCCTAATAGCCACGAGTCATTGGGTCTTCCATTATACGTACAATGCACATCGCCACTTAGAAGATATTTAGATTTAATTATGCAAAGACAGGTATATAATAAAATTAATAATTTAGAAAATATAAGTAATAATTCAATTTCAAAATTAATTGATTATTCAAGAAATAGACAAATAGAGAATAACAATATCTACAAAAATAATAAATTCAAATATTTGTCAGTATTTTTTAAAATTGAGAATAAAACTTTTTATAAAATAATATTTGTTAAGTGGATCAACTATAAAAGAAATATTGCTTTAGTTTACTTCCCAGAATATTCACTCGAAATAATTATTACTCTTTTCGTATCAATAGATCTATATATTAATAAAATTTATAAAGTAAAATTTAATATAAGTGATAATAATCTTTTAGAGTTTATTTATTAA
- the rpsR gene encoding 30S ribosomal protein S18: MPNSIFKKQLSPIKPGDPIDYKDVELLKKFITERGKILPRRMTGLTSKQQRDLTLAVKRARIVALLPFVNPEG; the protein is encoded by the coding sequence ATGCCTAATTCAATTTTCAAAAAACAATTATCACCAATCAAACCTGGAGATCCAATTGATTATAAGGATGTAGAACTTCTAAAGAAATTCATAACAGAAAGAGGTAAAATATTACCCAGAAGAATGACTGGGTTAACTTCAAAACAACAAAGAGATTTGACATTAGCCGTTAAAAGAGCACGAATTGTAGCCCTACTACCATTCGTGAATCCAGAAGGCTAG
- the rpmG gene encoding 50S ribosomal protein L33, with amino-acid sequence MAKKGTRVVVTLECTEARTSTDPKRSNGVSRYTTEKNRRNTTERLELKKFNPHLNRMTIHKEIK; translated from the coding sequence ATGGCAAAAAAAGGGACGAGAGTTGTAGTAACCCTGGAATGTACTGAAGCTAGAACAAGCACTGATCCTAAGAGATCTAATGGTGTCTCAAGATATACTACCGAAAAGAATCGTAGAAATACAACTGAAAGATTAGAACTGAAAAAGTTTAATCCTCATTTAAACAGAATGACAATTCACAAAGAAATAAAGTAA
- the pheT gene encoding phenylalanine--tRNA ligase subunit beta encodes MKVSQNWLKKLVEINSTPEDLSEKLSIGGFEVESLEDCSKNVKGVVLGKVLTVLKHEESKKLSICQVDVGNSKNLQIICGASNIKPNIYVYIATVGAELNAVNLTIKRSEIRGVLSEGMICSLQELGIEDSSDGIAIIDEELASKYVLGTPASKFLGLDDFVYDLAITANRPDGMSVIGIAREISALLETKLNFPELNNKYSTNLLNDIKLCPEAITSNCLYTITSIDGVNGDKLSPRWLKDRIEKSGIKSINLIVDITNYILLEQGQPLHAFDKDKLSNLIGKEVSSNDFSVRKATDSESLVCLDGNKYDLNNNITVITCSNKPVAIAGVIGGLETSVSTTTSSIYLEGAVFNPVTIRKSSKEIGIRTESSSRYEKGISSKNTINSITRAINILEEFFGINLPTINTSSLITNECTYIKLRRNRIHKILGPIIINDQFDKRNLSDSEIVDKLTLIGCNLKNKEYGWDVAVIPNRSQDLIREIDLIEEISRLIGYDRFDLNLPSPIKPGKLSPDQLALRKIKNGFMESGFNEVLSYSLVPEDNDELIRISNPLLKETSCLRNNIWKEHLHIVNRNFKAGQTSCYVFEIGNVFFKSSEFIQKEILNGAIFGNRKFGNWANSSKDNYLNYYQARGKLKEALSCLNIKIDDKPINSIDFLHPGRSAQLFIEGKDSGYFGEVHPKLILEKKALKNTYLFSLNLANLLAASTRKNKWIPLFKQYPTVPKMERDINFIFNKKYLISEITSEIKKTGKNLLEDVNLIDVFEDINLGEDSISYTFRLSYRDKDKTLLDSDISQIHTNIISKVEKRFNTKLRN; translated from the coding sequence ATGAAAGTTTCTCAAAATTGGTTAAAAAAATTAGTCGAAATAAATTCTACTCCTGAAGATCTCTCTGAAAAATTATCTATCGGTGGTTTTGAGGTTGAATCACTAGAAGATTGTTCAAAGAATGTAAAAGGTGTCGTTTTAGGTAAGGTTTTAACTGTTTTAAAACATGAAGAATCTAAAAAACTTTCTATTTGCCAGGTTGATGTTGGCAATTCAAAGAATTTACAAATTATTTGTGGTGCAAGCAATATTAAACCAAATATTTATGTTTATATTGCTACTGTCGGAGCAGAATTAAATGCTGTCAATTTAACAATTAAAAGAAGCGAAATTAGAGGTGTACTTAGTGAAGGAATGATATGTTCATTGCAAGAATTGGGCATAGAAGATTCTAGCGATGGCATTGCAATTATTGATGAAGAATTAGCCTCAAAATATGTTCTAGGAACTCCTGCGTCTAAGTTTCTAGGATTAGATGATTTTGTGTATGATTTGGCAATTACAGCTAATAGGCCTGATGGGATGTCTGTAATTGGTATTGCACGAGAAATTTCTGCTCTCTTAGAAACAAAATTAAATTTTCCAGAATTAAATAATAAATATAGTACTAACTTACTTAATGATATTAAACTATGCCCTGAAGCCATAACATCAAATTGTCTATATACAATAACCAGCATTGACGGAGTCAATGGAGATAAATTATCACCAAGATGGCTTAAGGATCGTATAGAAAAATCAGGTATAAAATCTATAAATCTTATTGTTGACATAACAAACTACATTCTTTTAGAACAAGGCCAACCTTTGCATGCATTCGATAAGGATAAACTATCAAATTTAATTGGAAAGGAAGTTTCTTCAAATGACTTTTCAGTGAGAAAAGCCACAGATAGCGAAAGCCTTGTATGCTTGGACGGGAATAAGTACGATTTAAACAATAACATTACCGTAATAACATGTTCTAATAAACCAGTTGCTATTGCAGGGGTAATTGGTGGTTTAGAAACTTCAGTATCGACTACTACATCATCCATTTATCTCGAAGGCGCTGTTTTTAATCCGGTTACAATAAGAAAATCATCAAAGGAGATTGGAATAAGAACTGAATCTAGTAGCAGATATGAAAAAGGAATTTCATCAAAAAATACTATCAATTCTATCACTAGAGCAATTAATATTTTAGAGGAATTTTTTGGAATTAATTTACCAACTATTAATACTTCGAGTTTAATAACTAATGAGTGTACTTACATTAAATTACGAAGAAATCGTATTCACAAAATTCTTGGTCCAATTATCATAAATGATCAGTTTGATAAAAGAAATTTATCTGATAGTGAAATAGTAGACAAATTAACACTCATAGGCTGTAATTTAAAAAATAAAGAATACGGGTGGGATGTTGCTGTAATTCCTAATAGATCACAAGATTTAATAAGAGAAATTGATTTAATTGAAGAAATATCAAGATTAATAGGTTATGACAGATTCGATTTAAACCTACCTAGTCCAATTAAGCCAGGAAAATTGTCACCTGATCAATTGGCATTGAGAAAGATAAAAAATGGTTTCATGGAAAGTGGTTTTAATGAGGTTCTTAGTTATTCACTTGTTCCAGAAGATAATGATGAACTTATTAGGATTTCAAACCCTTTGCTAAAAGAAACTAGCTGTCTTAGAAACAATATTTGGAAAGAACACCTGCATATTGTAAATCGTAATTTTAAAGCTGGACAGACAAGTTGTTATGTTTTTGAAATTGGAAATGTTTTCTTTAAAAGTTCAGAATTTATTCAAAAAGAAATTTTAAATGGTGCAATTTTTGGCAATAGAAAATTTGGGAATTGGGCTAATTCAAGTAAAGATAATTATCTTAATTATTACCAGGCCAGAGGAAAATTAAAGGAAGCTCTGTCATGCTTGAATATAAAAATTGATGATAAGCCAATTAATTCAATTGATTTTTTACATCCTGGAAGATCAGCGCAGTTATTTATTGAAGGCAAGGATTCAGGATATTTTGGTGAAGTTCATCCAAAACTAATATTGGAAAAGAAAGCTTTAAAAAATACTTACTTATTTAGTTTAAATTTAGCCAATCTCCTTGCAGCAAGTACTAGGAAAAATAAATGGATCCCATTATTTAAGCAATATCCAACCGTACCAAAAATGGAAAGGGATATTAATTTTATTTTCAATAAGAAATACTTAATTAGCGAAATTACATCAGAAATAAAGAAAACAGGTAAGAATCTGTTAGAGGATGTAAATCTTATTGATGTTTTTGAAGATATTAATCTTGGAGAAGATTCTATAAGTTATACATTTCGATTATCTTATAGAGATAAAGACAAAACATTACTAGATTCAGATATTTCCCAAATACACACGAATATCATTTCTAAAGTTGAGAAAAGATTTAATACAAAACTGAGGAACTAG